The Shewanella algae DNA segment GGTTTCGGCCGCACGCATTCATCCCAATGACCCACAGCGACTGGCTCGGGCACTGGAGGTATATCGTATCAGCGGTAAGAGTTTAACTGAGCTGACTCAATCCAAATCTCCTGAGCTTCCCTATGATGTGGTGCAGTTTGCCATTGCGCCACAGGAGCGCAAGACGCTGCATGGGCTGATTGAGACAAGATTTATGCAGATGCTGCAGGCCGGATTCACAGACGAAGTGGCCAAGCTGAAGCAAAGGGGCGATCTGCACCTGGATATGCCCTCTATGCGATGTGTTGGATATCGTCAGTGTTGGCAATATCTGGAGGGTGAATTTGACCATGATACTATGGTCGAAAAAGCCGTCGCTGCTACTAGGCAATTGGCAAAGCGTCAATTAACATGGTTGCGAGGATGGCCAGAGTTGAATTGGCTGGAGAGCGGGGCGCAAGGGAATATAGTTCAGCTTATACGCCACTGCCGCTAGCTTAATAGCCCTTGCTGTATAATACTCAAACCGAACAAGAAAGCTTTTTGTTAGATTTTATATAAATTAAAAAAAGGAAATAAAAACATGGCTAAGGGGCAATCTTTACAAGACCCATTTCTGAACGCACTACGCCGTGAGCGCGTTCCTGTTTCCATCTACCTGGTCAACGGTATCAAGTTGCAGGGACAGGTGGAATCTTTTGACCAGTTCGTTATCTTGCTGAAAAACACGGTTAGCCAGATGGTATATAAGCATGCCATTTCAACTGTTGTGCCTTCTCGTCCATTCAACGTGAGCAATCACCAGGGCGGCGGCCAGCAGGGCTATAACTCGCAGCATGATGATAGCAGCGAACAGTAATAAGTTAAGGAGTTCACTTCTTGTTTGATCGCTATGAGGCGGGAGAAACTGCAGTACTTGTTCATATCGACTTTTCCGACGAAGACAGCCGGGAAGACCTTCTCGAATTGCAACTCTTGGTCGATTCGGCTGGAGCACGTTCGGTAGGGGTGATAACAGGAAGCCGCCGGACACCTGACCGAAAGTTTTTCTTGGGGACGGGAAAGGCGGAAGAACTGGCAGCTTTGGTAGCTGCGACCGAGGCAAATGTGGTGATCTTCAACCACGCATTGAGTCCTGCACAGGAAAGAAATCTTGAAATCCTGTGTCAATGCCGGGTGTTGGACAGAACCACGCTTATCCTCGATATCTTTGCTCAGCGGGCCCGTACCCATGAGGGTAAGTTGCAGGTGGAGCTAGCGCAGTTGCGCCACATGTCGACTCGCCTGGTACGGGGCTGGACTCACCTTGAACGTCAAAAGGGCGGGATAGGTTTGCGCGGCCCCGGGGAAACCCAGCTGGAAACTGACCGGCGATTGCTGCGGGGGCGAATCAAGTCCATCAATCGTCGTTTGGAAAAAGTGGACAAACAGCGGGAACAAAGTCGCCGGGCCAGACAGCGAAGCGACTTGGCTACTGTGTCACTGGTCGGTTATACCAACGCCGGAAAGTCCACTCTATTCAACGCTTTGACAACATCGGAGGTCTATGCCGCCGATCAGTTGTTTGCGACCCTGGATCCGACGCTGCGTAAGCTGGAGTTGGACAACGGCGCCGTATTTTTAGCCGACACTGTGGGGTTTATTCGTCATTTGCCCCATGAGTTGGTGGCGGCGTTCAAGGCGACATTACAGGAAACCCGCCAGGCTGACCTCCTGCTGCACGTGGTGGACTGCGCCGACGACAATATGAATGACAACTTTGAGCAGGTGCAAGAAGTGCTCAAAGAGATTGAGGCCGATAAAATTCCGCAGCTTCTGGTCTGCAACAAGATAGATCTGCTGGAAGAGATAGGCCCAAAAATAGATTTCGACCCCGAAGGCCGGCCATACAGAGTATGGATTTCGGCCCAAAAAGGGTTGGGACTGGACCTTCTCAAGCAGGCGGTGGATCAACTGACCGCTGCCACTATAGTTGAGCTTAGCTTGAGAATACCGGCAATGGCCGGACATTATCTTGGCCAGTTTTATCGACTGGATGCGATACAGCAGAAAGAGTATGACGACCTGGGGAACTGTATCTTGTCTATTCGTTTACCACAGCCGGACTGGCATCGGCTGGTTAAACAGAGTCAAGGTGAGTTGGAAACCTTTATCCTCGAACCCGAGATTGATAAAGTAGTTTGTTAATAATCTCGTTTATTCATCCACTTATGGAGAGTTAAATGGCTTGGAACGAGCCCGGTAACAAGGGTAATGATCCTTGGGGAAACAAAGGTGGCAACGACAAGGGGCCACCGGATCTGGACGATGTATTTCGCAATCTGACCAAACGCTTTGGCGGCAAGGGCAACGGTGGTTCTGGCTTCAGCATGGGGACTCTGGCCATAGTTGCAGGTATTGCCCTGGCAGTATGGGGTTTTTCCGGTTTCTACACTATCAAGGAAGCGGAGCAGGGTGTCGTGCTGCGTTTCGGTGAACATGTCGGCGAAGTTGGTCCCGGCCTGCACTGGAAAGCCACTTTTGTCGATTCGGTTTTACCGGTAGATGTCTCAACGGTTCGCTCTATTCCTGCTTCCGGCAGCATGCTGACAGCCGATGAAAACATGGTCGTGGTTGAACTCGATGTGCAGTACAAGGTGAAAGATGCCTACCAGTATCTGTTCAGTGCCGTTGATGCCAACTCGAGCCTGCGTGAAGCTACCGACAGTGCGCTGCGTTATGTCATAGGTCATTCAAAAATGAATGACATTTTGACCACAGGGCGTGCCAAAGTTCGTGACGACACCCGCGCCGAGATTGAACGTATTATCGCGCCTTACAACCTGGGACTGCAGATTGAAGACGTTAACTTCCTGCCGGCCAGACCGCCTGAAGAGGTGAAAGATGCCTTCGATGACGCGATTTCAGCGCAGGAAGATGAGCACACTTATATCCGTCAGGCCGAAGCTTATCAGCTGGAAATTGAGCCCAAGGCTCGTGGTCAGGTGGAACGTATCAAGCAGGACGCCCGTGCATACAAAGAACGTGTTATCCAGGATGCCGAAGGCGCCGTGGCCAAGTTCAACAAGCTGCTGCCCGAGTATAAGCAGGCCCCTGAAGTGACTCGCGATCGCCTCTATATCGATGCGATGCAGCAGGTGTTCAGTGATACCAATAAGGTACTGATTGATGCCAAGAATAATGGCAATTTGATGTATCTGCCACTGGATAAGCTGATGTCTCAGGAAGGCAAGTCTAAACCCAAAACTGAACAGGAACCCGAGCAGCAAGTGGATGCCGTCAGTAGTCAAAGAAACACTAACAGCAGCAGTTTCAACGGACGCATGTCCCGCGAAGAGCGTATGCGTCAGGGAAGGGAGTAAACCATGAGCAGATTCGTACTCATTATTATTGCCCTGCTGGCGGTCGTTGGTGTGTCTTCGCTGATGGTCGTCAACGAAGGGGAGCGCGCTATTGTTTCCCGCTTTGGTGAAGTGTTGAAAGATAAGGTCGACGGTAAAATGGTGCCCCGAGTCTATGGCCCGGGTCTCAACGTTAAGATCCCGTTGATCGACAAAGTCCGCTATATGGATGCCCGTATCCAGACTCTGGATGGCGCCGCCGACCGCTTTGTGACCTCTGAGAAGAAAGACCTTATGGTCGACTCTTATGTCAAATGGCGGATCAAAGACTTTGAAAAGTACTATCTGGCTACAGATGGTGGCAACAAGTCCAAGGCCGAGTCACTGTTGCAGCGTAAGATTAACAGTGACCTGCGTACCGAGTTCGGTAAGCTGA contains these protein-coding regions:
- the hflK gene encoding FtsH protease activity modulator HflK yields the protein MAWNEPGNKGNDPWGNKGGNDKGPPDLDDVFRNLTKRFGGKGNGGSGFSMGTLAIVAGIALAVWGFSGFYTIKEAEQGVVLRFGEHVGEVGPGLHWKATFVDSVLPVDVSTVRSIPASGSMLTADENMVVVELDVQYKVKDAYQYLFSAVDANSSLREATDSALRYVIGHSKMNDILTTGRAKVRDDTRAEIERIIAPYNLGLQIEDVNFLPARPPEEVKDAFDDAISAQEDEHTYIRQAEAYQLEIEPKARGQVERIKQDARAYKERVIQDAEGAVAKFNKLLPEYKQAPEVTRDRLYIDAMQQVFSDTNKVLIDAKNNGNLMYLPLDKLMSQEGKSKPKTEQEPEQQVDAVSSQRNTNSSSFNGRMSREERMRQGRE
- the hflX gene encoding ribosome rescue GTPase HflX, with the translated sequence MFDRYEAGETAVLVHIDFSDEDSREDLLELQLLVDSAGARSVGVITGSRRTPDRKFFLGTGKAEELAALVAATEANVVIFNHALSPAQERNLEILCQCRVLDRTTLILDIFAQRARTHEGKLQVELAQLRHMSTRLVRGWTHLERQKGGIGLRGPGETQLETDRRLLRGRIKSINRRLEKVDKQREQSRRARQRSDLATVSLVGYTNAGKSTLFNALTTSEVYAADQLFATLDPTLRKLELDNGAVFLADTVGFIRHLPHELVAAFKATLQETRQADLLLHVVDCADDNMNDNFEQVQEVLKEIEADKIPQLLVCNKIDLLEEIGPKIDFDPEGRPYRVWISAQKGLGLDLLKQAVDQLTAATIVELSLRIPAMAGHYLGQFYRLDAIQQKEYDDLGNCILSIRLPQPDWHRLVKQSQGELETFILEPEIDKVVC
- the hfq gene encoding RNA chaperone Hfq, producing the protein MAKGQSLQDPFLNALRRERVPVSIYLVNGIKLQGQVESFDQFVILLKNTVSQMVYKHAISTVVPSRPFNVSNHQGGGQQGYNSQHDDSSEQ
- the miaA gene encoding tRNA (adenosine(37)-N6)-dimethylallyltransferase MiaA, coding for MSKAKQPRVLTLMGPTASGKTALALELAEHHNCEIISVDSALIYREMNIGTAKPSAEELARGPHRLIDIRDPSESYSAADFRSDCLREIEQIISMGKTPLLVGGTMLYFKALLEGLSPLPSADEAIRAQIQQEAEQQGWQMLHQELARIDPVSAARIHPNDPQRLARALEVYRISGKSLTELTQSKSPELPYDVVQFAIAPQERKTLHGLIETRFMQMLQAGFTDEVAKLKQRGDLHLDMPSMRCVGYRQCWQYLEGEFDHDTMVEKAVAATRQLAKRQLTWLRGWPELNWLESGAQGNIVQLIRHCR